Proteins encoded by one window of Mycobacteriales bacterium:
- a CDS encoding proline dehydrogenase family protein, translated as MLRRLLQWAARDQRIRHLVARAPVSRSVVARFVAGESLDDAVRVTAELIGRGLDVSLDHLGEDTRDRGQARAATQAYVALLGRLDRDGLTGGAEVSVKLSAVGQALDPAMALENARTICAAAGAVGTTVTLDMEDHTTTDSTLRTLAELRRDFPATGAVIQAYLRRSEGDCRALSGSGSRVRLCKGAYDEPVAVAFQKRREVDRSFARCLSILMSGSGYPMVATHDPRLVRLAERLAGPAGRGPRDFEFQMLYGIRPVEQRRLAGLGHRVRVYVPYGDEWYGYLMRRLAERPANVAFFLRSLASRS; from the coding sequence GTGCTCCGCCGCCTGCTGCAATGGGCCGCCCGGGACCAGCGGATCCGCCACCTGGTGGCCCGAGCTCCGGTGTCGCGGTCGGTCGTGGCCCGCTTCGTGGCCGGTGAGTCTCTCGACGACGCGGTTCGGGTGACGGCTGAGCTGATCGGCCGCGGGCTGGACGTGAGCCTTGACCACCTCGGGGAGGACACCCGGGACCGCGGCCAGGCCCGGGCAGCCACCCAGGCCTATGTCGCGCTGCTCGGCCGGCTCGACCGGGACGGGCTGACCGGTGGCGCCGAGGTGTCGGTGAAACTGTCCGCCGTCGGTCAGGCGCTCGATCCGGCGATGGCCCTGGAGAACGCACGAACGATCTGCGCGGCTGCCGGTGCGGTCGGAACAACGGTCACCCTGGACATGGAAGACCACACGACAACCGATTCCACGCTGCGGACCCTGGCCGAGTTGCGTAGAGACTTCCCGGCCACCGGCGCGGTGATCCAGGCCTATCTCCGCCGATCCGAGGGGGACTGCCGGGCCCTGTCCGGGTCCGGTTCGCGGGTGAGGTTGTGCAAGGGGGCGTACGACGAGCCGGTGGCGGTGGCCTTCCAGAAGCGCCGCGAGGTCGACCGGTCCTTCGCGCGCTGCCTTTCCATTCTGATGTCCGGATCCGGCTACCCGATGGTGGCGACGCACGACCCGCGCCTGGTCCGCCTCGCCGAGCGGCTCGCTGGTCCGGCCGGACGGGGCCCGCGGGATTTCGAGTTCCAGATGCTCTACGGCATCCGGCCGGTGGAGCAGCGCCGGCTGGCCGGCCTGGGTCACCGAGTCCGGGTCTACGTGCCGTACGGCGACGAGTGGTACGGCTACCTGATGCGCCGGCTCGCCGAGCGCCCGGCAAATGTCGCCTTCTTCCTCCGCTCGCTGGCCAGCCGGTCCTGA
- a CDS encoding class I SAM-dependent methyltransferase, whose amino-acid sequence MTAESPGTWFSEVAGDYDAFRPAYPPELYDLVEQTVGRLADRRVLDLGAGTGLATRALRERGARVVSADLGFGMIQLLRSQDCGREPAVVARAERLPFRAGSFDVVTSATAWHWFDGAATAAEVRRVTDGRGWLGLWWGNAELSDDVDWELAQGEVFARWDLGSHPVSADPTALARGYADVLREAGLWVARTGSIGWSRIVGVEDHVRLLGTHSIVLRLGGRRLEFLDEVRHALDPFGEIRERFVAPYVFAGLTAAPG is encoded by the coding sequence GTGACGGCGGAATCGCCCGGCACGTGGTTCTCCGAGGTCGCCGGGGACTACGACGCCTTCCGACCGGCCTATCCCCCCGAGCTGTACGACCTCGTCGAACAGACCGTGGGTCGACTGGCCGACCGGAGAGTGCTCGACCTCGGAGCCGGAACCGGTCTTGCGACCCGGGCGCTGCGCGAGCGGGGCGCCCGGGTCGTCAGCGCCGACCTCGGATTCGGAATGATCCAGCTACTCCGTAGCCAGGATTGCGGGCGCGAGCCCGCGGTCGTCGCCCGAGCCGAGCGGCTGCCGTTCCGGGCGGGAAGCTTCGATGTCGTCACCAGCGCCACCGCCTGGCACTGGTTCGACGGCGCGGCCACCGCTGCCGAGGTCCGCCGGGTAACCGACGGCCGCGGTTGGTTGGGACTGTGGTGGGGCAACGCCGAGCTGTCCGACGATGTCGACTGGGAGCTCGCTCAGGGCGAGGTTTTCGCGCGCTGGGATCTCGGTTCGCATCCGGTGTCGGCCGACCCGACGGCGCTCGCCCGGGGTTACGCCGACGTGCTGCGCGAGGCCGGATTGTGGGTCGCCCGCACCGGGTCGATCGGATGGTCGCGAATCGTCGGTGTCGAGGACCATGTCCGCCTCCTGGGCACCCACTCGATCGTGCTCCGCCTCGGTGGCCGCCGCCTCGAGTTCCTCGACGAGGTCCGTCACGCCCTCGACCCGTTCGGGGAGATCCGTGAGCGGTTCGTTGCGCCGTACGTGTTCGCCGGCCTGACCGCCGCCCCGGGATAG